From the genome of Cyprinus carpio isolate SPL01 chromosome B24, ASM1834038v1, whole genome shotgun sequence:
TGTCTCTGCTAGTACTCACATGGTGGTGTGTAGAGAGGATGATTAATGTAGTATGCTAGCCAAGCTTCAAAACCCCAGTAATAAGCACAATTCTGTGAATTCAGAGAATTAGCTTCAGCTTTGAGGATACACTTGTAGTTTTCCTAATCATAATAGTATTGTTAAGTTTGTTAGATTGCTCAGAAAATAACTGAACTgtattaaataactgttttaatatcTTTCTGAAGTAGACAAATTACTTCTCAGACTAATTTTCATTTGACACGGCAGCAAACCAGACCAATGTGTCCAAACACTCACACTTATAATGGCTCTGAGAGGCATGGTGCTATTAGAAAATCGATGCACAAAGATTGTTTTAAATAGTCTCTTGATATAGTGGAAAGAGTGACAACACAAGCCAAactgaagagaaaataaaaacgtAATAAAAATTCGAAAtccatatgactttatttcttccgtggagcacaaaaggttttttttaaaagaaggtACTTGACCACATGATGAGAGCTGGAGATGAAGgtgtatttgtggttatagctgtACGGGACCCCAACAAGAGGAGACATATCAGAAGGGGACCCATGTACTCCGTCAGAAAAACCTGCAGAGTAGTG
Proteins encoded in this window:
- the LOC109050315 gene encoding very-long-chain enoyl-CoA reductase-like, with product MDDGFSDGVHGSPSDMSPLVGVPYSYNHKYTFISSSHHVNCAYYWGFEAWLAYYINHPLYTPPSYGETQVSYALIIFVVQNVGDSHIQTLKTLLRGSFTLYHVPTTHMR